One region of Triticum aestivum cultivar Chinese Spring chromosome 6B, IWGSC CS RefSeq v2.1, whole genome shotgun sequence genomic DNA includes:
- the LOC123134440 gene encoding blue copper protein has translation MARLLRAAALAAVAALAVLASPATAQDAPSALPAPLAYMNHTVGGADGWFFNATSNTTSGNYSSWAADETFYLGDYLIFKTNDNSSVVVTSNSTTYSLCDPSEDDGLETYIYSGGVGGLEETDAISVPLLYEGTNYFFSEADGGVQCQQGMRFQIKVAHGHGLPPALAHPPSPSPKEGVLAPPPKEGALAPPPAGSAFSVSQGPVAANASAGAGTASDYTDGNNADCRAVGSRFLGVAVVVTLAFLVAP, from the exons ATGGCGCGCCTTCTACGAGCGGCCGCGTTAGCCGCAGTCGCCGCGCTGGCCGTCCTGGCAAGCCCGGCGACGGCGCAGGACGCGCCGTCGGCCTTGCCGGCGCCGCTGGCGTACATGAACCACACGGTTGGGGGCGCCGACGGGTGGTTCTTCAACGCGACGAGCAACACCACGTCGGGCAACTACTCCTCCTGGGCCGCCGACGAGACATTCTACCTCGGCGACTACCTCA TATTCAAGACGAACGATAACTCGTCGGTGGTGGTCACCTCGAACTCCACCACTTACTCCCTCTGCGATCCCAGCGAGGACGACGGGCTGGAGACCTACATCTACAGCGGCGGCGTAGGCGGCCTCGAGGAGACCGACGCCATCTCTGTCCCTCTCCTCTACGAGGGCACCAACTACTTCTTCTCGGAAGCCGACGGCGGCGTGCAGTGTCAGCAGGGCATGCGCTTCCAGATCAAGGTAGCCCACGGCCACGGCTTGCCGCCCGCTCTCGCccacccgccgtcgccgtcgccaaaggAAGGCGTCCTCGCACCACCACCAAAGGAAGGCGCCCTCGCACCGCCACCCGCTGGGTCAGCCTTCTCGGTCTCGCAGGGGCCGGTCGCCGCCAATGCCAGCGCCGGCGCCGGCACCGCCAGTGACTACACGGATGGCAACAACGCTGACTGTAGAGCGGTGGGCAGTCGTTTCTTGGGAGTTGCTGTTGTGGTTACCTTAGCATTTTTGGTTGCTCCCTGA